Proteins from a single region of Gordonia hongkongensis:
- a CDS encoding SDR family NAD(P)-dependent oxidoreductase yields the protein MTRVALVTGGSRGVGYGIARALIDDGWTTYVTSRQGTGPDGARALPCDHTNDAAVAAVFDEIATGAGGLDLLVNNAWAAPKGFGGFSDPFWKRPVDDWDTLIGVGLRAHYVASVHAARLMTDAGRGLIANISSFGSRGHLHSVLYGMSKTALDKMAADMAVELRGTGVSSISLWLGLIRTELLLSLGVDEFAGFSLARAEDPEFVGRVISRLAADPGLSDLSGRTLVTAELGSAYGIVNNDGTPPDSHRTAFGGGPLFPPPAEPAPASDPERTP from the coding sequence ATGACGCGCGTCGCTCTCGTCACCGGCGGCAGTCGCGGCGTCGGGTACGGCATCGCTCGTGCGCTCATCGACGACGGGTGGACGACGTATGTCACGTCGCGACAGGGAACCGGCCCCGACGGCGCCCGCGCGCTGCCCTGCGATCACACCAACGACGCCGCGGTGGCCGCGGTGTTCGACGAGATCGCCACCGGCGCAGGCGGTCTGGATCTGCTCGTCAACAACGCGTGGGCCGCGCCGAAGGGTTTCGGCGGGTTCTCCGACCCGTTCTGGAAGCGACCGGTCGACGACTGGGACACCCTGATCGGCGTCGGACTGCGAGCGCATTACGTGGCCTCGGTGCACGCGGCCCGGCTCATGACCGACGCCGGCCGCGGGCTCATCGCCAACATCTCGTCGTTCGGCTCGCGCGGCCATCTGCACTCGGTCCTGTACGGGATGAGCAAGACCGCCCTGGACAAGATGGCCGCGGACATGGCGGTGGAGCTGCGGGGCACCGGCGTCAGCTCGATCTCGTTGTGGCTCGGCCTGATCCGCACCGAGCTGTTGCTGTCACTCGGTGTCGACGAATTCGCCGGTTTCTCGCTCGCCCGCGCGGAGGACCCCGAGTTCGTCGGCCGGGTCATCTCCCGGCTGGCGGCCGATCCCGGGCTGTCCGACCTCAGCGGCCGCACGCTCGTCACCGCCGAACTCGGTTCCGCCTATGGGATCGTGAACAACGATGGCACGCCGCCGGATTCACATCGCACGGCGTTCGGTGGCGGGCCGCTGTTCCCACCCCCGGCCGAGCCGGCGCCCGCATCCGACCCCGAGAGGACCCCATGA
- a CDS encoding TetR/AcrR family transcriptional regulator has product MANRPNPAAAARAAVAAAANVTRGLEQVLTTVTESVAETGAKPDGRKQRWEKHKLARRTELTDGVIAAVRELGADVGMDEIAAHIGVSKTVLYRYFADKSDLGVATTVRFFETTIYPRLTEAIADDLDEYTLTHTIIGVYVHAVDDEPQLYRFALASSPTSSPAPADSVRLVTQLVMGNIQLRMAERGADTTGAELWSHALVGGIQHVVDWWMTKRTLSADEVVDYLTMMVWSAVVGVWQVNGSREKFLAAPPALFDPPPADPLPADPASGTPGA; this is encoded by the coding sequence ATGGCCAACCGCCCGAATCCCGCCGCGGCCGCGCGCGCCGCAGTGGCGGCCGCGGCCAACGTGACGCGCGGGCTGGAACAGGTCCTGACGACGGTCACCGAGTCGGTCGCCGAGACCGGCGCCAAACCCGACGGTCGCAAACAGCGGTGGGAGAAGCACAAGCTCGCCCGACGCACCGAACTCACCGACGGTGTCATCGCCGCGGTCCGTGAACTGGGCGCCGACGTCGGCATGGACGAGATCGCCGCCCACATCGGCGTCTCCAAGACCGTCCTGTACCGCTACTTCGCCGACAAGAGCGACCTCGGCGTCGCGACGACGGTGCGGTTCTTCGAGACGACGATCTATCCGCGGCTGACCGAGGCGATCGCCGACGATCTCGACGAGTACACGCTCACCCACACCATCATCGGGGTGTACGTGCACGCCGTCGACGACGAACCGCAGCTGTACCGGTTCGCCCTGGCCAGTTCGCCCACCTCCTCTCCGGCGCCCGCCGATTCGGTGCGACTCGTCACCCAGTTGGTGATGGGGAACATCCAGCTGCGGATGGCCGAACGCGGCGCGGACACCACCGGCGCCGAGCTCTGGTCGCACGCGCTCGTGGGCGGTATCCAGCACGTCGTCGACTGGTGGATGACCAAACGCACCCTCAGCGCCGACGAAGTCGTGGATTATCTGACCATGATGGTCTGGAGCGCGGTCGTGGGTGTCTGGCAGGTCAACGGGTCCCGGGAGAAGTTCCTGGCAGCGCCGCCTGCGCTCTTCGATCCCCCACCCGCCGACCCCTTGCCCGCCGATCCCGCCTCCGGGACCCCCGGCGCCTGA
- a CDS encoding heparin-binding hemagglutinin: MSENPLTTAVGQVAALLADVRERGEAASEQAQTKLVETVGSTQAKVADAQSKIAETVENTQSKLVETVGSTQSKLEARITGSRDDAQARIDEALATALAIFEDARTKLSALPVELPAEIEDLKARFSPEELRKVAEAYLAVAAGLLTALAERRDEAVEKLKSQPLVGENLPKLEKVYNDAVGLTEDALGTISEQTRAVGERALKLANRADDAPRDEKPRTEPPVKSEGDIVPPAKAATKAAPAKKPAPAEKAAVTTAPAKEAAKKASPAKEVAKKAPATKTPATKVPAKSSPAKKTPAKSAPAKKAAAKEAATKTAAPAKAPAKKAAAVKGPAERAAAKAAAKKAPAKKTPAKKTPAKKAATTQTAATKTPAKKAAAKQTPAKKAAAKKAPAKKASPGAE; encoded by the coding sequence ATGAGCGAGAACCCGTTGACCACAGCCGTGGGGCAGGTGGCTGCCTTGCTCGCAGACGTGCGTGAGCGCGGCGAGGCCGCGAGCGAGCAAGCCCAGACAAAGCTCGTCGAGACCGTCGGGTCGACCCAGGCGAAGGTCGCCGACGCGCAATCCAAGATCGCCGAGACCGTCGAGAACACCCAGTCGAAGCTGGTCGAGACGGTCGGTTCGACACAGTCCAAGCTCGAGGCGCGGATCACCGGTTCGCGGGACGACGCCCAGGCCCGGATCGACGAGGCGCTCGCCACGGCACTGGCCATCTTCGAGGACGCGAGGACCAAACTGTCGGCGCTGCCGGTCGAATTGCCCGCCGAGATCGAGGATCTGAAGGCGCGGTTCTCCCCGGAGGAACTGCGCAAGGTGGCCGAGGCGTACCTCGCGGTGGCCGCGGGACTGCTGACCGCGCTGGCGGAACGACGCGACGAGGCGGTGGAGAAGCTCAAGTCACAACCGCTCGTCGGCGAGAACCTGCCGAAGCTCGAGAAGGTGTACAACGACGCCGTCGGTCTCACCGAAGACGCGCTGGGGACGATCTCCGAGCAGACGCGGGCGGTCGGCGAACGTGCGCTGAAGCTGGCGAACCGGGCCGACGATGCGCCCCGCGACGAGAAGCCACGCACCGAGCCGCCGGTGAAGTCGGAAGGCGACATCGTTCCGCCGGCGAAGGCCGCGACGAAGGCGGCACCGGCGAAGAAGCCGGCACCCGCCGAGAAAGCCGCGGTCACGACGGCGCCGGCCAAGGAAGCGGCGAAGAAGGCATCGCCGGCGAAAGAAGTGGCGAAGAAGGCCCCGGCGACGAAGACTCCGGCGACCAAGGTCCCGGCCAAGAGTTCGCCGGCCAAGAAAACCCCGGCCAAGAGCGCTCCGGCGAAGAAGGCGGCGGCAAAGGAGGCGGCGACGAAGACGGCGGCGCCGGCCAAGGCGCCCGCCAAGAAGGCCGCCGCCGTCAAGGGTCCGGCCGAGCGGGCTGCCGCGAAGGCCGCCGCCAAGAAGGCCCCGGCGAAGAAGACCCCGGCAAAGAAGACTCCGGCGAAGAAGGCTGCGACCACACAGACCGCGGCCACGAAGACCCCGGCGAAAAAGGCCGCCGCGAAGCAGACCCCGGCCAAGAAGGCTGCTGCCAAAAAGGCCCCGGCGAAAAAGGCGTCTCCCGGCGCCGAATGA
- a CDS encoding helix-turn-helix domain-containing protein, with protein sequence MQSEKDEASPDADRASAADSGAPGESSTADRVSGVEVAGDDPDSTTPIAVEAVEAVANAAQDIGAFIRSQRVAGKVSLRQLAERAGVSNPYLSQIERGLRKPSAEVLAQIAKGLRVSAEVLYVRAGILEERPASPVRDALIADDSINERQKQMLLEIYESFRKENTIESTGKE encoded by the coding sequence ATGCAGTCCGAGAAGGATGAAGCGTCCCCCGACGCGGACCGCGCCTCGGCCGCCGACTCCGGCGCACCGGGTGAAAGCTCCACTGCTGACCGCGTTTCCGGCGTCGAGGTGGCCGGCGACGACCCTGATTCGACGACCCCCATCGCGGTGGAGGCGGTCGAGGCCGTCGCCAACGCGGCCCAGGACATCGGTGCGTTCATTCGGTCCCAGCGGGTCGCGGGCAAGGTCTCGCTGCGCCAGCTCGCCGAGCGGGCGGGCGTGAGTAACCCCTATCTGAGCCAGATCGAACGCGGCCTGCGGAAACCGTCGGCGGAAGTGCTCGCCCAGATCGCCAAGGGTCTCCGCGTGTCGGCCGAGGTCCTGTACGTGCGGGCGGGGATACTCGAAGAACGGCCCGCGAGCCCGGTCCGTGATGCTCTCATCGCAGATGACTCCATCAACGAACGTCAGAAGCAGATGTTGCTGGAGATCTACGAGTCGTTCCGGAAAGAGAACACGATCGAGTCGACCGGCAAGGAGTAG
- a CDS encoding benzoate/H(+) symporter BenE family transporter: protein MTSPAPPARGEPIIAGVVTSLVGFTSSFVVVVTGVRAVGASPAQAASGLLVLTVLFGLGSILLSLRTRRPVTLAWSTPGAALLVSAGASYDAGWPAAVGAFLVVGLLIVATGLVPALGELIGRIPTPIAQAMLAGVLLTLCLAPMTSLSAQPWSTIPILLVWLLAMRWLPRWALPLALVTALIVIGVNLAVDGYDGWAGETWWPQLAWTTPAFDATAIVGLAIPLFVVTMASQNVPGVAVLKSFGYETPWRPAMFVTGAGTVIGAPFGGHAINLAALSAALAAGPEAGADRSRRWIAGVATGSTSLVLAVLSGALVVVTAIAPDGLLEAVAGLALLATFVAAIMGAFEKPEFRIPAALAFVTAAAGVTFGGIGGAFWALVVGLAAHGVLSRRPVPAP from the coding sequence GTGCGGGCCGTGGGTGCCAGTCCGGCACAGGCCGCGTCGGGTCTGCTCGTCCTGACGGTTCTGTTCGGCCTCGGGTCCATCCTGCTCTCGCTGCGCACGCGCCGCCCGGTGACGCTGGCGTGGTCGACGCCGGGCGCCGCGCTGCTCGTCTCGGCCGGTGCGTCCTATGACGCGGGGTGGCCTGCGGCGGTGGGAGCGTTTCTCGTGGTCGGGCTGCTGATCGTGGCGACCGGGCTGGTGCCGGCACTCGGTGAGCTGATCGGCCGGATTCCGACGCCAATCGCCCAGGCGATGCTCGCGGGGGTGCTGCTCACCCTGTGTCTGGCGCCGATGACCTCGTTGTCAGCGCAACCGTGGTCGACGATTCCGATACTCCTCGTCTGGTTGCTGGCCATGCGATGGTTGCCGCGGTGGGCGCTGCCGCTGGCTCTGGTCACCGCACTGATCGTGATCGGCGTGAACCTCGCCGTCGATGGCTACGACGGCTGGGCCGGTGAGACGTGGTGGCCGCAGCTGGCCTGGACCACACCGGCGTTCGACGCGACAGCGATTGTCGGCCTCGCGATTCCGCTCTTCGTCGTCACCATGGCCTCACAAAACGTTCCGGGGGTGGCCGTACTCAAGTCGTTCGGTTACGAAACACCGTGGCGGCCGGCGATGTTCGTGACCGGGGCGGGAACCGTGATCGGGGCGCCGTTCGGCGGACACGCGATCAACCTCGCCGCGCTGTCCGCGGCACTGGCCGCGGGTCCGGAGGCGGGCGCCGACCGGTCGCGACGATGGATCGCCGGCGTGGCCACGGGGTCGACGAGCCTCGTACTAGCGGTGCTGTCGGGTGCGCTGGTCGTCGTCACGGCGATCGCGCCGGACGGACTGCTCGAAGCCGTTGCGGGACTTGCGCTCCTGGCCACGTTCGTGGCCGCGATCATGGGGGCGTTCGAGAAGCCGGAGTTCCGCATTCCCGCGGCACTGGCGTTCGTGACCGCGGCCGCGGGCGTCACCTTCGGGGGGATCGGTGGCGCGTTCTGGGCGCTTGTCGTCGGGCTGGCGGCGCACGGGGTGCTCAGTCGGCGCCCGGTTCCTGCTCCCTGA
- a CDS encoding DUF445 domain-containing protein, which produces MASTVIPGVAGQHDGPPATASAPGFGGNSAGDEGRRRDLRKMKAVATGFLVFAAIVYLFTRYLEHRDGADVAAWVGYVRAASEAGMVGALADWFAVTALFRHPLGIPIPHTALIRKKKDDIGEQLGGFIEENFMTPDVVVYRAEQLDLPRRLSTWVADPRNAPRVSGEAARAIKLAAEMLRDEDVEQLIQAALKWAAEPQWAPPTGRILEQLIAEDRLEPVFQLLCDRAHEWAVGSQDLIDRVVDRDGPQWTPKFVNSLVGDRIHRELVDFTYKVRVDPDHELRRAMHEFVEKFADDLQHDPEMIAKFEALKLELVGRDEVTGAASTAWQTGKAVIEEMLSDPNSTLRNTLSDSIIQLAERVRDDRPLQEKMNGWVARVAHHVAANYSQEIISVITETVRGWDADDTSRKIELQVGRDLQFIRINGTVVGALAGLVIYSTSVLIFS; this is translated from the coding sequence ATGGCATCGACAGTCATCCCAGGAGTCGCCGGTCAGCACGACGGTCCGCCGGCCACGGCGTCCGCGCCCGGATTCGGCGGGAACAGCGCCGGCGACGAGGGCAGACGCAGGGACCTTCGCAAGATGAAAGCGGTGGCCACCGGCTTCCTGGTCTTCGCCGCGATCGTGTATCTGTTCACCCGCTACCTCGAGCATCGCGACGGCGCCGACGTCGCGGCCTGGGTCGGCTACGTCCGCGCGGCCTCCGAAGCCGGGATGGTCGGCGCGCTGGCCGACTGGTTCGCGGTGACCGCCCTGTTCCGCCACCCGCTGGGCATCCCGATCCCGCACACGGCCCTGATCCGCAAGAAGAAGGACGACATCGGCGAACAACTCGGCGGTTTCATCGAAGAGAACTTCATGACGCCCGATGTGGTGGTGTACCGAGCCGAGCAGCTGGATCTGCCCCGACGGTTGTCGACGTGGGTGGCCGACCCGCGCAACGCGCCGCGGGTGAGTGGCGAAGCCGCCCGAGCGATCAAGCTCGCCGCAGAGATGCTGCGCGACGAGGACGTCGAACAACTCATCCAGGCCGCGTTGAAGTGGGCGGCAGAACCCCAGTGGGCGCCGCCCACCGGCCGCATCCTCGAACAGCTGATCGCCGAGGATCGTCTGGAGCCGGTGTTCCAGCTGCTGTGTGACCGGGCTCATGAATGGGCGGTCGGCAGCCAGGATCTGATCGATCGGGTCGTCGACCGGGACGGACCCCAGTGGACGCCGAAATTCGTCAACAGTCTGGTGGGGGACCGGATCCATCGCGAGCTCGTCGACTTCACCTACAAGGTGCGGGTGGATCCCGATCACGAATTGCGGCGTGCCATGCACGAATTCGTGGAGAAGTTCGCCGACGATCTGCAGCACGACCCCGAGATGATCGCCAAGTTCGAGGCGCTCAAGCTCGAACTGGTCGGGCGCGACGAGGTGACCGGTGCCGCGTCGACGGCGTGGCAGACCGGCAAGGCCGTCATCGAGGAGATGCTGTCGGACCCGAACAGCACGCTGCGGAACACGTTGTCGGACTCCATCATCCAACTCGCGGAACGTGTCCGCGACGACCGGCCGCTGCAGGAGAAGATGAACGGCTGGGTGGCGCGGGTCGCGCACCACGTCGCCGCGAACTACTCACAGGAGATCATCTCGGTCATCACCGAGACCGTGCGTGGTTGGGATGCCGATGACACGAGTCGCAAGATCGAACTGCAGGTCGGCCGCGACCTGCAGTTCATCCGGATCAACGGCACCGTCGTCGGCGCACTCGCCGGGCTCGTCATCTACTCGACCTCGGTGCTGATCTTCTCCTGA
- a CDS encoding PPK2 family polyphosphate kinase, whose amino-acid sequence MTAGWTTPAADALRVGAIGPIASFDPETTPGFDGDKASGTELLAQRGEVLADLQELLYANGRAGDHRSVLLVLQGMDTAGKGGIVRHVGGMMDPQGLSIKGFGKPTKEELQHDFLWRIHRALPPAGRIGIFDRSHYEDVLPVRVHDLVPQSVWEKRYDLINQFESELVAGGTTVVKCCLVVSKDEQKSRLAARLERPDKYWKYNTGDVDERGHWDAYLEAYQAIFDLTDRDSAPWFVIPSNRKWFARLAVCELLIDALARLDLDWPAADFDVEAEKRRLAAAD is encoded by the coding sequence ATGACCGCTGGTTGGACCACTCCCGCCGCCGATGCCCTGCGCGTCGGGGCCATCGGGCCGATCGCGTCGTTCGACCCGGAGACGACGCCGGGCTTCGACGGCGACAAGGCCTCCGGCACGGAGTTGCTCGCGCAGCGCGGCGAGGTTCTCGCCGATCTCCAGGAGTTGTTGTACGCCAACGGCCGGGCCGGTGACCACCGCTCGGTTCTGCTCGTGCTGCAGGGCATGGACACCGCCGGCAAGGGCGGCATCGTGCGCCACGTGGGCGGGATGATGGACCCACAGGGTCTGTCGATCAAGGGGTTCGGCAAACCCACCAAAGAGGAGTTGCAGCACGACTTCCTGTGGCGTATCCACCGCGCCCTTCCGCCCGCGGGCCGGATCGGGATCTTCGACCGGTCGCACTACGAGGACGTCCTCCCCGTCCGGGTGCACGATCTCGTCCCGCAGTCGGTGTGGGAGAAACGCTACGACCTGATCAACCAGTTCGAGTCCGAACTCGTCGCCGGCGGGACCACCGTCGTCAAGTGTTGCCTCGTGGTGTCGAAGGACGAGCAGAAGAGCCGCCTCGCCGCGCGCCTCGAAAGACCCGACAAGTACTGGAAGTACAACACGGGCGATGTCGACGAACGCGGTCACTGGGACGCCTATCTCGAGGCATATCAGGCGATCTTCGACCTGACCGACCGCGACTCCGCGCCGTGGTTCGTCATCCCGTCGAACCGCAAGTGGTTCGCGCGCCTCGCGGTGTGCGAACTGCTCATCGACGCGCTCGCTCGCCTCGACCTCGACTGGCCTGCCGCCGATTTCGACGTCGAGGCCGAGAAGAGACGACTCGCCGCCGCCGACTGA